Proteins from a single region of Pseudodesulfovibrio portus:
- a CDS encoding glycosyltransferase family 4 protein, which yields MRIAVLGLRSIGGECSGGIERHVQELSTRMVAHGHDVTVFCRSKYNDLGSDFAGIHLKNRPAVYSKHLEAITHTAATMPSVLLGYDVVHIHATGPSLLSWMPRLTGVATVVTVHGLDHLRAKWGGIASLVLKAGAWTSANCPSKTIVVSKVLREHYASRYGKQVVYIPNGIDRPTSRPLERLTRFGLEPGRFVLSLGRLVPEKGIHYLVEAFRNLDTDLKLAIVGEDSLSGGYLGTLKKLAGDDERIVFTGPLFDMDKDEAFSNAKFFCIPSDLEGMPIAMLEAMSYGCPTLSSDIPECLEVYSGQEGRIGYVFRQGDVADLSDKLNSLIHAGNLADTGKFGRDFVLSEYSWDDIASKTLDVYGEVCRTNLFKL from the coding sequence ATGCGTATAGCAGTCCTTGGTCTTCGCAGCATCGGAGGGGAGTGCTCAGGCGGAATCGAGCGCCATGTGCAGGAGTTATCCACCCGGATGGTCGCGCACGGGCATGACGTTACTGTCTTTTGCCGGTCAAAGTACAATGACCTTGGCAGTGACTTCGCCGGTATCCACTTGAAGAATCGTCCGGCTGTTTATAGCAAACACCTGGAGGCGATAACCCATACTGCCGCCACAATGCCATCGGTGCTTTTGGGGTACGACGTCGTCCATATTCATGCGACCGGTCCTTCTTTGCTGTCGTGGATGCCTCGGCTGACAGGCGTGGCCACGGTCGTGACCGTGCATGGCCTTGACCACCTCAGAGCCAAATGGGGCGGCATAGCGAGCCTGGTGCTCAAGGCAGGTGCATGGACTTCGGCCAATTGTCCGTCGAAAACCATTGTAGTGTCGAAAGTGTTGAGAGAGCACTACGCTTCGAGATACGGGAAGCAGGTTGTATATATACCTAACGGTATTGATCGGCCGACATCAAGACCGCTGGAACGGTTGACGAGATTCGGGTTGGAGCCCGGCCGTTTTGTTTTGTCACTGGGACGCTTGGTCCCGGAAAAGGGCATTCATTATCTCGTCGAGGCGTTCCGAAACCTTGATACCGACCTGAAACTTGCTATTGTTGGTGAAGACAGTTTGAGCGGGGGGTATCTTGGTACGCTTAAAAAACTTGCCGGAGATGACGAAAGGATCGTTTTTACCGGCCCGCTTTTCGATATGGATAAAGACGAAGCCTTTTCTAACGCCAAGTTTTTCTGCATCCCTTCAGATTTGGAAGGCATGCCTATCGCCATGCTTGAAGCCATGAGCTATGGCTGCCCGACGTTGTCGAGCGACATTCCGGAGTGCCTGGAGGTTTACTCCGGCCAGGAAGGGCGGATTGGCTATGTTTTTCGACAGGGGGATGTCGCTGATCTGTCTGATAAATTGAATTCATTGATCCACGCCGGGAATCTTGCTGATACAGGAAAATTCGGTCGTGATTTCGTTCTGTCAGAGTACAGTTGGGATGATATCGCCTCGAAGACTCTTGATGTATATGGCGAAGTGTGCCGAACTAACCTGTTTAAATTATGA
- a CDS encoding LVIVD repeat-containing protein, whose translation MIKSITVFFGLFIFVLALSPAAYAINQVGSFSELGMYRDVWQQGSYAYMASGWADLRTVDVSDYSNMRMTDWWLDRSASGDESYSIFANDDYLFLAERTNGVRIFSLADKAKPALLSTFNPYAGDPYYRASSVSVSGSTLYVGDFMGGFVSVDIKDPSKPVELDRITFKKETGRSIEAQGFAVKGNYAYVANPPGGFSVVDVSNPANLVTKTYVTENEKSPLGVWDIGVKGDYAYVLVQGVGVEVYNVETPDQPTLVATVELPNGKFLNGVSTGNDMPPLDIEFYGNVAFVSNGIDGVYVLDISDPEAMTQDSILETFDPELIIEEQLPRPYSYSWGMSLDFESSILLVADGHNGIAAFDISEYGMVATPLPPSFLMLISGLVPFLYARIRRTA comes from the coding sequence ATGATAAAATCAATTACGGTTTTTTTCGGACTTTTCATATTCGTACTCGCCTTGTCGCCTGCAGCCTACGCAATCAACCAGGTTGGTTCATTTTCTGAATTGGGGATGTACCGAGACGTGTGGCAGCAAGGCTCTTACGCTTACATGGCGAGCGGGTGGGCGGACCTGAGAACCGTCGACGTGTCCGATTATTCCAATATGAGGATGACCGATTGGTGGCTTGACCGGTCCGCCAGTGGCGATGAGTCCTACTCTATATTTGCGAATGATGACTATCTTTTCTTGGCCGAACGGACCAATGGCGTGCGGATATTCAGTCTGGCAGACAAGGCTAAGCCGGCCCTGCTCTCTACATTTAATCCGTATGCTGGCGATCCTTATTACCGAGCCTCTTCCGTTTCAGTGAGTGGCAGCACTCTGTATGTGGGCGATTTCATGGGTGGCTTTGTCAGCGTAGACATCAAAGACCCCAGCAAGCCTGTAGAGCTTGATCGTATCACCTTCAAAAAGGAAACGGGGCGTTCAATAGAAGCGCAGGGCTTTGCGGTCAAAGGCAACTACGCCTATGTTGCTAATCCTCCTGGCGGTTTTTCTGTCGTTGATGTCTCTAATCCGGCAAATCTCGTTACCAAGACGTACGTTACCGAGAACGAGAAAAGTCCTTTGGGCGTTTGGGATATTGGCGTCAAGGGCGATTACGCATATGTGCTGGTGCAAGGGGTAGGCGTTGAGGTCTATAATGTTGAAACGCCGGACCAGCCCACGCTGGTTGCCACGGTTGAGCTTCCAAACGGCAAGTTTCTTAACGGCGTGTCCACTGGCAATGACATGCCTCCTTTGGATATCGAGTTTTATGGCAACGTTGCCTTTGTCAGCAATGGCATTGATGGTGTCTACGTGCTTGACATTTCAGACCCTGAGGCAATGACTCAGGACTCCATTCTGGAAACGTTCGACCCTGAGCTTATTATTGAAGAGCAACTCCCCAGGCCCTATTCATATTCGTGGGGCATGAGTTTGGATTTCGAAAGCAGCATTCTCCTCGTCGCTGACGGTCATAACGGAATTGCAGCCTTTGATATCTCCGAATACGGTATGGTTGCGACTCCGCTCCCTCCGTCGTTCCTCATGTTGATTTCTGGTTTGGTTCCGTTCCTGTACGCTCGCATCAGGCGAACTGCCTAA
- a CDS encoding right-handed parallel beta-helix repeat-containing protein, translated as MNRILFSLCMVVSMLVVGVALGGVSVANAKPLKPAWSFQADAASGFAKQSRMLIFKDLPEVVLRNVRFHREHLADTADKYSGNFIYVKNCKKVVLDGVVAQWGKGVSSAYQSILIEDCDEVTVTNCFFSGKVKRAHLRIEGCGKVDVSNVEVSGISLDGQVVGSGIGVWINNGSPQALSDPKRGMYSGDPLDLNSFTLRNSYFHDPSIVSDKFQNIDGVLVHSGSNGVIDGCFFENWYGGDAALDLSHRRRDEKYRNKTIQVKNCSFINSKCVKANGISLESNKITFSGNTYINTPLQFYHNGYTVRFLNDVFLYKNQKNRGFFIQLLGMHTGKVRFDSCLMLANAMHSFIAQSGNTKGAGYKGLFSWKTYFVVGSSVRAVSTKVGENVTSLDDIKNGFIFKRSIDSDVKAAIQAGSMRVDQELIEEFGAF; from the coding sequence ATGAATCGAATCTTATTTTCCCTTTGCATGGTGGTTAGCATGCTTGTCGTCGGTGTCGCCCTAGGTGGCGTGTCAGTGGCGAATGCTAAACCTTTGAAGCCCGCTTGGAGTTTTCAGGCAGATGCGGCTTCCGGTTTTGCAAAGCAGTCCAGGATGCTCATTTTCAAGGATTTACCTGAAGTGGTTCTTCGCAATGTTAGATTCCATAGAGAGCATTTAGCTGATACGGCTGACAAGTATTCCGGCAATTTTATATACGTCAAGAATTGTAAGAAGGTGGTCCTTGATGGTGTGGTTGCGCAATGGGGGAAGGGAGTCAGCTCTGCATACCAAAGCATTTTGATTGAAGATTGTGATGAGGTTACCGTTACCAATTGTTTCTTTTCGGGCAAGGTCAAGCGCGCGCATCTTCGGATTGAGGGGTGTGGAAAGGTTGATGTCAGCAATGTTGAGGTGAGCGGAATTTCGCTCGATGGACAGGTCGTCGGGAGCGGGATCGGAGTCTGGATTAACAATGGTAGCCCCCAAGCGCTTTCTGATCCGAAACGCGGCATGTACTCCGGTGACCCGTTGGATTTGAATTCCTTCACCCTGCGTAACAGCTATTTTCATGACCCTAGTATTGTGAGCGACAAGTTTCAGAATATCGACGGGGTGCTGGTTCATTCCGGTAGCAACGGGGTGATAGATGGTTGCTTCTTTGAGAATTGGTATGGTGGCGATGCCGCTTTGGATCTTTCGCATCGCCGAAGGGATGAAAAATATCGGAATAAAACGATACAGGTTAAGAACTGCTCTTTCATAAACAGCAAGTGCGTAAAAGCTAACGGCATCAGCCTTGAAAGCAACAAGATTACGTTTTCTGGTAACACCTACATAAATACACCACTTCAGTTTTACCATAATGGGTACACTGTCAGGTTCTTGAATGATGTCTTTCTCTACAAGAACCAGAAGAATAGGGGTTTTTTCATTCAATTGCTTGGGATGCATACAGGGAAAGTGAGGTTTGACTCTTGCCTTATGCTCGCAAATGCAATGCATAGTTTCATTGCACAAAGTGGAAATACCAAGGGGGCTGGCTATAAAGGGTTGTTTTCGTGGAAAACGTATTTTGTTGTTGGAAGCAGTGTAAGAGCTGTCAGCACAAAGGTGGGAGAGAACGTCACTTCACTGGATGACATCAAAAACGGATTCATTTTCAAAAGATCTATTGATAGTGACGTGAAAGCCGCTATACAAGCTGGCAGCATGCGTGTTGATCAGGAACTGATTGAAGAGTTTGGCGCATTTTAG
- a CDS encoding oligosaccharide flippase family protein yields MRLNATPVLWSYAQVLFGSAAGRALSFLNIVICSKLLSVAEFGLYTICLAVLNVAWQISQCFDISYIKFAKVAGDDEQKSAILESNLRLKKYYIALILLVSYPVAYFYGRYYLESSEIIVALSLSACAGAFLVYSRTLAAVYQEKERFGLYSIIGFAHPFLVFACLVGCYLFWDDASLLSIVVIYLAGALVSMVVSAYYLQRKIGVGSGKASGSSFREVLALSKWVFGVTLLYYVYQRVDVLLIGRIVGLEELGQYAVAAQIALVFSLFTGSVSGIFLPKSMLAVQSMQAFRKYLKEAFAPIMLILVGLIGFYFVCPFVVEIGFGDIYISSISAIKILTIGWCFQVAYLPFQYLFYALNQPRLRFLLEIIKLGTAVVLLQALTPRYGIDGAASAISIAFFLNFIIASSVSIYSIVRSAKAAQEEV; encoded by the coding sequence ATGAGGCTTAACGCAACACCTGTTTTATGGAGTTACGCTCAAGTGCTTTTTGGTTCGGCCGCAGGAAGGGCTCTTTCGTTTCTTAATATTGTCATCTGCTCCAAGCTTCTTTCTGTAGCAGAGTTCGGCCTTTATACGATATGTTTAGCCGTGCTGAATGTGGCATGGCAGATTTCGCAGTGCTTTGATATTTCATATATCAAGTTTGCAAAAGTCGCTGGGGACGACGAACAGAAGAGCGCGATACTTGAATCGAACCTGCGCTTGAAGAAGTATTACATCGCTCTCATACTACTCGTTAGTTACCCTGTCGCATATTTTTATGGGCGATACTATCTTGAATCGTCTGAAATCATCGTGGCACTCTCGCTCAGTGCGTGCGCTGGAGCTTTTCTTGTTTATAGCAGGACATTGGCCGCCGTATATCAGGAAAAAGAGCGTTTTGGCCTTTATTCCATCATCGGTTTCGCACATCCTTTTCTTGTCTTTGCCTGTCTTGTTGGCTGTTATCTGTTTTGGGATGACGCTTCTCTGCTGAGCATAGTGGTCATCTACCTGGCCGGAGCCTTAGTATCCATGGTGGTGAGTGCCTACTATTTGCAGCGAAAAATTGGTGTCGGGAGCGGCAAGGCCTCTGGCAGTTCCTTCCGCGAAGTTTTGGCTTTGAGCAAGTGGGTTTTTGGCGTCACGTTGCTTTACTATGTTTATCAACGAGTGGATGTCCTGTTGATAGGGCGTATAGTCGGCTTGGAAGAGTTGGGACAGTACGCGGTTGCAGCTCAGATTGCCCTCGTCTTTTCTTTGTTTACAGGCTCGGTCAGCGGTATCTTTTTGCCCAAGTCCATGCTCGCTGTGCAATCGATGCAGGCATTCCGGAAATATTTGAAAGAGGCTTTTGCGCCGATCATGTTGATATTGGTTGGCTTGATCGGTTTCTATTTTGTTTGTCCGTTCGTTGTCGAAATCGGTTTTGGCGACATTTATATCAGCAGCATTTCTGCGATAAAAATTCTCACCATAGGTTGGTGTTTTCAGGTTGCCTATTTGCCATTTCAATATTTGTTCTATGCTTTGAATCAACCACGGTTGCGGTTTTTACTGGAAATAATTAAACTCGGCACCGCAGTGGTCCTTTTGCAGGCACTGACGCCCAGATATGGCATTGACGGCGCAGCCAGCGCTATTTCCATAGCATTTTTCTTGAATTTCATAATAGCAAGCTCTGTTTCTATCTATTCAATTGTTCGGAGTGCGAAAGCAGCACAGGAGGAAGTATGA
- a CDS encoding polysaccharide pyruvyl transferase family protein yields MKVLIPENIPAHNKGEEAILRGILRTFGDIEVEKLYLYSTSPDYDQKIYGNPVEVITDTLIPYARTTKWVKIKHLLGQIPKHLLYLIMRKIDKGLPSKFFKSKLFQAYDEVDCVICAHDNAYAIMHNALILFCNFINVPVVVYGTSLKSFVYERPLAKAAFKMGLERVNLATTREALSYSIVRDKLEIRNANIHLTADKAFLVSPDDASVGRTVLEKHGLDVDKDVIVGATLVNKTDVFHGCLKSIADESEKMAARVSIYAQYFDYIVEKCGAKIAFFPHSIGPKEFHDDRVMARRVLEACKHKDQMVAIEDDLSVSTLKSMQLHCAFFTGERTHSCIGAASVLTPFLSLTYEDDHRTWGILGEMVGAKEWIYNISKMEKETLTAAFDNAWDNKKKIVAHLEERIPQVVDNSMMNGHHLKQLLSEYGLG; encoded by the coding sequence ATGAAGGTTCTAATTCCAGAGAATATTCCTGCACACAACAAAGGTGAAGAGGCTATTCTTCGTGGTATTTTAAGAACATTTGGGGATATTGAAGTAGAGAAGCTCTATCTATATTCCACGTCTCCTGATTACGATCAAAAGATATATGGTAATCCAGTAGAAGTTATAACAGATACTCTTATCCCATATGCACGTACGACGAAGTGGGTTAAGATTAAGCATTTGTTGGGCCAGATCCCGAAGCACCTGCTGTATCTGATCATGCGGAAGATTGACAAAGGTCTGCCTTCCAAATTTTTCAAAAGTAAGCTCTTTCAGGCGTACGATGAGGTTGATTGTGTGATCTGTGCTCATGATAATGCGTACGCTATTATGCACAATGCACTGATTCTTTTTTGCAATTTTATCAACGTTCCTGTTGTCGTATACGGAACGAGTTTGAAATCCTTTGTCTACGAACGTCCCTTGGCAAAAGCTGCATTCAAGATGGGGCTGGAACGAGTCAACTTGGCTACGACCCGTGAAGCGTTAAGCTACAGTATCGTGAGAGACAAGCTGGAGATCCGGAATGCGAACATCCATCTCACTGCGGATAAGGCTTTTCTGGTTTCCCCCGACGATGCCAGCGTTGGTCGTACCGTATTGGAAAAGCATGGCTTGGACGTGGACAAGGATGTGATCGTCGGTGCGACGCTTGTCAACAAGACAGACGTCTTTCACGGGTGTCTTAAGTCCATAGCCGACGAGTCTGAAAAGATGGCTGCCCGAGTGAGTATTTACGCTCAGTATTTCGATTATATCGTTGAGAAGTGTGGTGCAAAGATCGCGTTTTTCCCTCATTCGATAGGCCCCAAGGAATTCCACGATGATCGTGTGATGGCCAGGAGGGTGCTTGAGGCGTGCAAACATAAAGATCAAATGGTCGCTATTGAGGATGATTTAAGTGTCAGCACGCTTAAATCCATGCAGTTGCATTGTGCCTTTTTTACGGGCGAAAGAACCCACTCTTGCATCGGGGCGGCTTCGGTCCTGACGCCATTCCTTTCTTTGACCTATGAGGATGATCATAGAACCTGGGGAATACTTGGTGAAATGGTTGGCGCAAAGGAATGGATTTACAATATCAGCAAGATGGAAAAAGAGACCCTGACTGCGGCGTTTGATAATGCGTGGGATAATAAGAAAAAAATAGTTGCGCATCTGGAAGAGAGAATCCCGCAAGTCGTGGATAACTCCATGATGAATGGGCACCATTTGAAACAACTCCTTTCGGAATACGGCTTGGGTTAA
- a CDS encoding radical SAM protein yields the protein MQMPPEALLAVTYKCNAKCHMCNTWQFPTKNSEEVSPADLEKLPGGFRFANVTGGEPFLRSDIEDIIEVVLTKTDRLVVSTNGYYTDKILAAAERFFPRMGVRISIEGLPAVNDDLRGLKDGFDHGLRSLLGLRQMGLADIGFGTTVSDRNAKDMVELYELAEAMGMEFATAAMHNTYYFHKFDNSFEDIEMISDQFKTVAKRLLKTNRPKNWFRAYFNYGLANYVRGNARLLPCEVGSDLFFMDPFGEIRPCNGMEESMGNIREKSFDEIWNSPEAQAVRSKVGKCDKQCWMVGSAAPAMKKDLATPAKWVVKNKIKTLLGKEIDWCFD from the coding sequence ATGCAAATGCCACCCGAAGCATTGTTGGCGGTAACATATAAATGTAATGCCAAGTGCCACATGTGTAATACGTGGCAATTCCCAACCAAGAACAGTGAAGAGGTGTCTCCTGCCGATCTCGAGAAGCTGCCTGGAGGTTTCAGGTTTGCTAATGTTACAGGCGGCGAACCGTTTTTGCGGTCTGACATTGAGGATATAATCGAAGTCGTTCTCACAAAGACGGATCGTTTGGTTGTAAGTACTAACGGATACTACACAGATAAAATACTCGCTGCCGCCGAGCGGTTTTTCCCCAGAATGGGCGTTCGTATCAGTATTGAAGGCCTGCCCGCCGTGAATGACGATCTCCGGGGACTCAAGGATGGATTCGACCATGGACTCCGTTCATTGTTGGGGCTGAGACAGATGGGGCTTGCAGACATCGGCTTCGGGACCACTGTTTCCGACAGGAATGCGAAAGATATGGTTGAGCTCTATGAGCTCGCTGAAGCCATGGGGATGGAGTTCGCGACTGCGGCGATGCACAACACCTATTACTTCCATAAGTTCGATAATTCATTTGAAGATATTGAAATGATATCAGACCAGTTCAAGACCGTCGCCAAGCGGCTGCTGAAGACCAACCGCCCGAAGAATTGGTTCAGGGCTTATTTTAACTATGGGTTGGCAAACTACGTCCGTGGCAATGCCCGCCTTCTTCCCTGTGAGGTCGGCTCTGATTTGTTCTTCATGGATCCATTTGGCGAGATTCGACCTTGCAACGGGATGGAAGAAAGCATGGGGAACATCAGGGAAAAGAGTTTCGATGAAATTTGGAACAGTCCTGAGGCGCAAGCGGTCAGGAGCAAGGTCGGCAAATGTGACAAGCAATGCTGGATGGTGGGGAGTGCGGCTCCTGCAATGAAAAAAGATCTTGCAACCCCTGCCAAGTGGGTGGTGAAAAACAAGATCAAAACCCTTCTGGGGAAAGAAATTGACTGGTGCTTCGACTAG
- a CDS encoding O-antigen ligase family protein — protein MNNKEIYLFLLVLFFRLALEGPIYSLYGWGVSRYLSFFFSSFVFLFSCYQLIKPGGKLFVFPIGLYFLFLFSSTLSIYNATDLQLFLLTFLKVATTLLLYVVGYNIVRSYDHAFKVLKLFAAFSLPIVAYGYYQYFSGSANLFSNYWGQSYFRMLSTFFHPNQYAFFLAVLFIVIALLILNKHRVFFFFVYMVSVGGAIVLTYSRSVLFALGFAILVWASFSKALRKYAVLMVVLVGLALGSVIVEGMTDIIDKRPGQVNSVDFRVSVTKELMNIVLDKSPLLGFGLGSSTELVRTKTKWGNLPPHNDYIRILVETGFVGLFFYLMYVFRVCGAFVRDMRRLSTDKFLLTFYIVFIFHCVVMVSTNHVGNISTMGVSYFIMGILYKTSVLNQAEKGVSDANATRSIVGGNI, from the coding sequence ATGAACAATAAAGAAATATATTTATTTCTTTTAGTGCTGTTTTTCCGCCTCGCACTTGAAGGACCCATATACTCCCTTTATGGCTGGGGTGTTTCCCGCTATTTGTCGTTCTTTTTCAGCTCGTTCGTTTTTCTATTCAGTTGTTATCAACTGATCAAGCCCGGTGGAAAGCTCTTCGTGTTCCCCATCGGCCTTTACTTTCTGTTTTTATTCAGTTCCACCTTGTCCATTTACAACGCAACGGATTTACAGTTGTTCTTGTTGACTTTTCTTAAGGTTGCAACAACGTTGTTATTGTACGTTGTGGGGTACAACATAGTTCGATCCTACGATCATGCTTTTAAGGTCCTAAAGCTGTTCGCTGCGTTTTCCCTTCCCATAGTTGCGTACGGATATTACCAGTACTTTTCCGGCTCAGCCAATTTGTTTTCCAATTATTGGGGACAAAGCTACTTCAGGATGCTGTCGACCTTCTTCCATCCGAATCAGTATGCCTTTTTCCTGGCCGTTTTGTTCATTGTTATCGCCCTCTTGATACTCAACAAGCATCGAGTGTTTTTCTTTTTCGTGTACATGGTGTCGGTGGGTGGGGCGATTGTCTTGACCTATTCGCGTTCTGTCTTGTTCGCCCTCGGATTTGCAATTCTGGTTTGGGCGTCTTTCAGCAAGGCACTGAGAAAGTATGCCGTATTGATGGTTGTCCTTGTCGGCCTTGCTTTGGGGTCAGTTATTGTTGAAGGAATGACCGATATCATCGACAAACGTCCAGGGCAGGTCAACAGTGTGGATTTCAGGGTTTCAGTGACCAAAGAACTCATGAATATTGTTCTTGATAAGAGTCCCCTTTTAGGGTTTGGTCTGGGAAGCTCGACTGAGCTGGTAAGGACCAAGACGAAATGGGGTAATTTGCCTCCGCACAACGACTATATCCGAATTCTGGTTGAAACAGGCTTTGTCGGGCTGTTTTTTTACTTGATGTATGTCTTCCGGGTCTGTGGAGCATTTGTTCGTGATATGCGAAGATTATCAACGGATAAATTCCTTCTAACTTTTTACATTGTCTTTATTTTCCATTGTGTTGTAATGGTATCCACCAATCACGTTGGGAATATCTCCACGATGGGTGTGTCCTACTTTATTATGGGAATTCTGTATAAGACTTCAGTATTGAATCAGGCGGAAAAAGGAGTTTCAGATGCAAATGCCACCCGAAGCATTGTTGGCGGTAACATATAA
- a CDS encoding glycosyltransferase family 4 protein: protein MKIALCNHRYFISGGPEKYLFKFKALAEERGNSVMPISVHSPENEKCEYEDYFFSSVSKSGDAYFNPDDKSIATLVKSITRHFYSYEVYKKTRHFVEEQKPDVAYVLHYLNKISPAVIDSFINNDVPCVVRISDFGSICPQAHLYADGKICEECIERGYHRCIANRCVKGSLAASSVKVFAYYFNLLLRHRRRISAFVFPSLFTMEKYIECGFPAEKCHHVPTMIESLADEPANSDSPDRILFVGRFVQEKGVHQLLEAYAGCESGTLPLCLVGYTGKTDYEIDLKRDYGSIATFKDFASGEELNELYAKASFVVIPSVWYDNQPNVLLEAALRSKMVVVPRHGCFTDLVEEGVTGLFYNPDDVADLAEKMSWASDNADAVRTMGINASKRVHELHSSESHISHVMDIFNSVR from the coding sequence ATGAAAATCGCATTGTGCAACCACCGCTACTTCATAAGTGGCGGTCCGGAGAAGTACCTGTTCAAATTCAAGGCTCTGGCTGAAGAGCGCGGTAATTCCGTGATGCCGATTTCGGTACACAGCCCCGAGAATGAGAAGTGTGAATACGAGGATTATTTTTTCTCATCCGTTTCCAAGAGCGGCGATGCCTACTTTAATCCCGATGACAAATCCATCGCGACGCTAGTCAAGTCGATCACAAGGCATTTCTATTCGTATGAAGTGTACAAAAAAACACGACATTTTGTTGAAGAACAAAAGCCTGACGTCGCGTATGTGCTTCATTATCTAAACAAAATATCGCCAGCGGTTATTGATTCCTTCATTAATAATGATGTCCCCTGCGTGGTGAGAATCTCGGATTTCGGTTCGATATGTCCGCAGGCCCATCTGTATGCAGATGGAAAAATCTGCGAAGAATGTATAGAGCGTGGTTACCATAGATGCATCGCGAACAGGTGTGTCAAAGGGTCCCTGGCGGCAAGCTCGGTAAAAGTCTTTGCGTATTACTTCAACCTGCTACTTCGGCATCGGCGCCGGATATCCGCTTTCGTTTTTCCGTCTTTGTTCACCATGGAGAAATATATCGAATGCGGTTTCCCTGCCGAAAAATGTCATCATGTGCCGACAATGATCGAAAGCTTGGCAGACGAGCCTGCCAACTCAGATTCGCCGGACCGCATTCTTTTTGTCGGCAGATTTGTGCAGGAGAAGGGTGTGCATCAGCTGCTTGAAGCATATGCTGGCTGCGAAAGTGGTACGCTTCCCCTGTGTCTTGTCGGGTATACGGGAAAAACGGACTATGAAATCGATTTGAAGCGTGACTATGGATCAATTGCGACATTCAAGGATTTTGCTTCAGGTGAAGAATTGAATGAGCTGTATGCAAAAGCTTCGTTCGTGGTGATACCGTCAGTGTGGTATGACAACCAGCCAAATGTGTTGCTTGAGGCTGCATTGCGGTCGAAAATGGTCGTTGTGCCGAGGCATGGTTGTTTTACTGATTTGGTTGAGGAGGGCGTGACAGGCCTTTTTTACAATCCTGATGATGTCGCCGATTTGGCTGAAAAGATGTCTTGGGCAAGCGACAATGCTGATGCTGTGAGGACGATGGGGATAAATGCCTCGAAAAGAGTACACGAACTTCATTCGAGTGAATCGCATATAAGCCACGTCATGGACATATTCAACAGTGTGAGATGA
- a CDS encoding serine O-acetyltransferase, with the protein MLLFLHKVQHRLYTYKVPLIPQLIKGFIFLIFGCVLPPQVAIGSNTRLWHHGLGVIFHPGSSIGQNCNIYNHVVLGGGHDGPDGLPVRIIVEDNVNIGAGAKILCRKPPLILREGTTVAANAVVMSDTIKGEVVAGVPAVRVKIKKQYENEQ; encoded by the coding sequence GTGCTGTTATTCCTGCATAAAGTACAACATCGACTGTATACGTACAAAGTCCCATTGATCCCCCAATTGATCAAAGGGTTCATTTTTTTGATCTTTGGGTGCGTTTTACCTCCTCAAGTTGCGATAGGCAGCAATACCCGGTTGTGGCATCATGGCTTGGGAGTGATCTTTCATCCGGGATCAAGCATCGGTCAGAACTGCAATATTTATAATCATGTTGTCCTCGGTGGAGGGCATGACGGGCCTGATGGGCTACCAGTAAGAATAATAGTAGAGGACAATGTGAATATCGGGGCAGGGGCGAAAATCCTTTGCAGGAAACCTCCCCTGATATTGCGTGAAGGGACAACCGTTGCCGCCAACGCAGTGGTTATGTCCGACACCATCAAGGGTGAGGTCGTAGCGGGTGTTCCTGCAGTCCGTGTCAAGATCAAGAAGCAATATGAGAATGAACAATAA